A single window of Salvia splendens isolate huo1 chromosome 8, SspV2, whole genome shotgun sequence DNA harbors:
- the LOC121744231 gene encoding uncharacterized protein LOC121744231 isoform X1: MDGWIKAESDNITKVNSEKMSILLCRQKQYFEQKRRQQQRAGLESYIDGKPACTQHCDYSRSLDILSLQNLSTVAQEHNTSTTTANDNLENADFSLNDQDALSSQAIFTNDGVSVDQAEKNKWAPSNGTEAEYPKKDSVHLQNGNGNLAGNFSDLDSFKLPMSHQIRVIDLLGDDSTSNAEENSLRQEGHVAFSIEGLGQVDTETPVHSPKITGRSFLDCYSPPKKAVRVPIKSKHLEYGFHDLGSRLDVLTQDIDFSPCSSTIDQSFCTRDMINAAGDPKQNFLNFRTPSSYNWNCSNMQGILENDELVYNKRDSSRRIWEGRFLDDGFDDLEEQESFCTNFDGRDVGFDDYYLPKSPWKQDLDFEGWDVNKKRYSLRSPQTYSAKASVSNNITCPQSLWKQDLDFEAGDINKKRSSIKRPETYNVKESPGPYPEHLTMKDLHGIGISDKRWHSDIEIGNDVKYNNSVTEDSRSRSLASEESCSCTAGRGASINKS; the protein is encoded by the exons aTGGATGGGTGGATCAAGGCGGAAAGTGACAACA TCACGAAAGTCAACTCAGAAAAG ATGTCTATCTTGCTTTGTAGACAGAAGCAATATTTTGAGCAAAAGAGACGGCAGCAGCAGAGAGCTGGTTTAGAGAGCTACATTGATGGAAAACCCGCATGCACTCAGCATTGTGACTATAGTAGATCGCTTGACATTCTTAGTCTTCAAAATTTATCAACTGTAGCTCAGGAACACAACACCAGTACTACAACTG CAAATGATAATTTGGAGAATGCTGATTTCTCTCTGAACGATCAAGATGCACTCTCTTCTCAAGCTATTTTCACCAATGATGGCGTTTCTGTGGACCAAGCTGAGAAAAATAAAT GGGCTCCATCAAATGGCACAGAGGCTGAATATCCAAAAAA GGACTCAGTTCATTTACAGAATGGTAATGGAAATTTAGCTGGAAACTTCAGTGACCTGGATTCTTTCAAGTTGCCAATGTCACACC AGATACGTGTCATCGATTTACTTGGTGATGACTCAACCAGTAATGCTGAGGAAAATTCATTACGGCAGGAAGGCCATGTTGCATTCTCAATCGAAG GTCTTGGACAAGTGGACACAGAAACTCCAGTTCACTCCCCAAAGATAACTGGAAG ATCCTTTCTGGACTGTTACTCTCCACCAAAAAAGGCAGTGAGAGTACCTATCAAATCCAAACACTTGGAATATGGCTTTCATGACCTAGGGTCTAGATTG GATGTTTTGACGCAGGATATTGATTTTTCGCCATGTAGCAGTACAATAGATCAGTCTTTCTGCACCAGGGATATGATAAATGCAGCTGGTGATCCAAAGCAGAACTTCTTAAATTTCAGAACACCCTCTTCATACAATTGGAACTGCTCCAATATGCAAGGGATTTTAGAAAATGACGAACTCGTCTATAACAAACGAGACAGCAGCAGAAGAATCTGGGAAG GCCGCTTCTTGGATGATGGCTTTGATGATCTGGAAGAGCAAGAATCATTCTGCACAAACTTTGATGGAAGAGATGTTGGTTTTGATGATTATTATCTTCCCAAAAGCCCCTGGAAGCAGGACTTAGATTTTGAAGGCTGGGATGTAAATAAGAAAAG GTACAGCTTAAGAAGTCCTCAAACATACAGTGCGAAAG CTTCTGTTAGTAACAACATAACATGTCCTCAAAGCCTCTGGAAGCAGGACTTAGATTTTGAAGCCGGGGACATAAATAAGAAAAG GTCCAGCATAAAAAGGCCTGAAACATACAATGTGAAAG AGTCACCTGGTCCCTATCCGGAGCATCTTACTATGAAGGATCTTCATGGTATCGGAATCTCAGATAAGAGGTG GCATTCTGATATTGAAATCGGTAATGATGTTAAATATAACAACTCTGTAACAGAAGACTCGAGATCGAGGAGTTTGGCAAG CGAAGAATCATGCTCTTGCACTGCAG GAAGAGGTGCTTCGATCAATAAATCATAA
- the LOC121744231 gene encoding uncharacterized protein LOC121744231 isoform X2 — MDGWIKAESDNITKVNSEKMSILLCRQKQYFEQKRRQQQRAGLESYIDGKPACTQHCDYSRSLDILSLQNLSTVAQEHNTSTTTANDNLENADFSLNDQDALSSQAIFTNDGVSVDQAEKNKWAPSNGTEAEYPKKDSVHLQNGNGNLAGNFSDLDSFKLPMSHQIRVIDLLGDDSTSNAEENSLRQEGHVAFSIEGLGQVDTETPVHSPKITGRSFLDCYSPPKKAVRVPIKSKHLEYGFHDLGSRLDVLTQDIDFSPCSSTIDQSFCTRDMINAAGDPKQNFLNFRTPSSYNWNCSNMQGILENDELVYNKRDSSRRIWEGRFLDDGFDDLEEQESFCTNFDGRDVGFDDYYLPKSPWKQDLDFEGWDVNKKRYSLRSPQTYSAKASVSNNITCPQSLWKQDLDFEAGDINKKRSSIKRPETYNVKESPGPYPEHLTMKDLHGIGISDKRHSDIEIGNDVKYNNSVTEDSRSRSLASEESCSCTAGRGASINKS, encoded by the exons aTGGATGGGTGGATCAAGGCGGAAAGTGACAACA TCACGAAAGTCAACTCAGAAAAG ATGTCTATCTTGCTTTGTAGACAGAAGCAATATTTTGAGCAAAAGAGACGGCAGCAGCAGAGAGCTGGTTTAGAGAGCTACATTGATGGAAAACCCGCATGCACTCAGCATTGTGACTATAGTAGATCGCTTGACATTCTTAGTCTTCAAAATTTATCAACTGTAGCTCAGGAACACAACACCAGTACTACAACTG CAAATGATAATTTGGAGAATGCTGATTTCTCTCTGAACGATCAAGATGCACTCTCTTCTCAAGCTATTTTCACCAATGATGGCGTTTCTGTGGACCAAGCTGAGAAAAATAAAT GGGCTCCATCAAATGGCACAGAGGCTGAATATCCAAAAAA GGACTCAGTTCATTTACAGAATGGTAATGGAAATTTAGCTGGAAACTTCAGTGACCTGGATTCTTTCAAGTTGCCAATGTCACACC AGATACGTGTCATCGATTTACTTGGTGATGACTCAACCAGTAATGCTGAGGAAAATTCATTACGGCAGGAAGGCCATGTTGCATTCTCAATCGAAG GTCTTGGACAAGTGGACACAGAAACTCCAGTTCACTCCCCAAAGATAACTGGAAG ATCCTTTCTGGACTGTTACTCTCCACCAAAAAAGGCAGTGAGAGTACCTATCAAATCCAAACACTTGGAATATGGCTTTCATGACCTAGGGTCTAGATTG GATGTTTTGACGCAGGATATTGATTTTTCGCCATGTAGCAGTACAATAGATCAGTCTTTCTGCACCAGGGATATGATAAATGCAGCTGGTGATCCAAAGCAGAACTTCTTAAATTTCAGAACACCCTCTTCATACAATTGGAACTGCTCCAATATGCAAGGGATTTTAGAAAATGACGAACTCGTCTATAACAAACGAGACAGCAGCAGAAGAATCTGGGAAG GCCGCTTCTTGGATGATGGCTTTGATGATCTGGAAGAGCAAGAATCATTCTGCACAAACTTTGATGGAAGAGATGTTGGTTTTGATGATTATTATCTTCCCAAAAGCCCCTGGAAGCAGGACTTAGATTTTGAAGGCTGGGATGTAAATAAGAAAAG GTACAGCTTAAGAAGTCCTCAAACATACAGTGCGAAAG CTTCTGTTAGTAACAACATAACATGTCCTCAAAGCCTCTGGAAGCAGGACTTAGATTTTGAAGCCGGGGACATAAATAAGAAAAG GTCCAGCATAAAAAGGCCTGAAACATACAATGTGAAAG AGTCACCTGGTCCCTATCCGGAGCATCTTACTATGAAGGATCTTCATGGTATCGGAATCTCAGATAAGAG GCATTCTGATATTGAAATCGGTAATGATGTTAAATATAACAACTCTGTAACAGAAGACTCGAGATCGAGGAGTTTGGCAAG CGAAGAATCATGCTCTTGCACTGCAG GAAGAGGTGCTTCGATCAATAAATCATAA
- the LOC121744231 gene encoding uncharacterized protein LOC121744231 isoform X4, whose protein sequence is MDGWIKAESDNITKVNSEKMSILLCRQKQYFEQKRRQQQRAGLESYIDGKPACTQHCDYSRSLDILSLQNLSTVAQEHNTSTTTDALSSQAIFTNDGVSVDQAEKNKWAPSNGTEAEYPKKDSVHLQNGNGNLAGNFSDLDSFKLPMSHQIRVIDLLGDDSTSNAEENSLRQEGHVAFSIEGLGQVDTETPVHSPKITGRSFLDCYSPPKKAVRVPIKSKHLEYGFHDLGSRLDVLTQDIDFSPCSSTIDQSFCTRDMINAAGDPKQNFLNFRTPSSYNWNCSNMQGILENDELVYNKRDSSRRIWEGRFLDDGFDDLEEQESFCTNFDGRDVGFDDYYLPKSPWKQDLDFEGWDVNKKRYSLRSPQTYSAKASVSNNITCPQSLWKQDLDFEAGDINKKRSSIKRPETYNVKESPGPYPEHLTMKDLHGIGISDKRWHSDIEIGNDVKYNNSVTEDSRSRSLASEESCSCTAGRGASINKS, encoded by the exons aTGGATGGGTGGATCAAGGCGGAAAGTGACAACA TCACGAAAGTCAACTCAGAAAAG ATGTCTATCTTGCTTTGTAGACAGAAGCAATATTTTGAGCAAAAGAGACGGCAGCAGCAGAGAGCTGGTTTAGAGAGCTACATTGATGGAAAACCCGCATGCACTCAGCATTGTGACTATAGTAGATCGCTTGACATTCTTAGTCTTCAAAATTTATCAACTGTAGCTCAGGAACACAACACCAGTACTACAACTG ATGCACTCTCTTCTCAAGCTATTTTCACCAATGATGGCGTTTCTGTGGACCAAGCTGAGAAAAATAAAT GGGCTCCATCAAATGGCACAGAGGCTGAATATCCAAAAAA GGACTCAGTTCATTTACAGAATGGTAATGGAAATTTAGCTGGAAACTTCAGTGACCTGGATTCTTTCAAGTTGCCAATGTCACACC AGATACGTGTCATCGATTTACTTGGTGATGACTCAACCAGTAATGCTGAGGAAAATTCATTACGGCAGGAAGGCCATGTTGCATTCTCAATCGAAG GTCTTGGACAAGTGGACACAGAAACTCCAGTTCACTCCCCAAAGATAACTGGAAG ATCCTTTCTGGACTGTTACTCTCCACCAAAAAAGGCAGTGAGAGTACCTATCAAATCCAAACACTTGGAATATGGCTTTCATGACCTAGGGTCTAGATTG GATGTTTTGACGCAGGATATTGATTTTTCGCCATGTAGCAGTACAATAGATCAGTCTTTCTGCACCAGGGATATGATAAATGCAGCTGGTGATCCAAAGCAGAACTTCTTAAATTTCAGAACACCCTCTTCATACAATTGGAACTGCTCCAATATGCAAGGGATTTTAGAAAATGACGAACTCGTCTATAACAAACGAGACAGCAGCAGAAGAATCTGGGAAG GCCGCTTCTTGGATGATGGCTTTGATGATCTGGAAGAGCAAGAATCATTCTGCACAAACTTTGATGGAAGAGATGTTGGTTTTGATGATTATTATCTTCCCAAAAGCCCCTGGAAGCAGGACTTAGATTTTGAAGGCTGGGATGTAAATAAGAAAAG GTACAGCTTAAGAAGTCCTCAAACATACAGTGCGAAAG CTTCTGTTAGTAACAACATAACATGTCCTCAAAGCCTCTGGAAGCAGGACTTAGATTTTGAAGCCGGGGACATAAATAAGAAAAG GTCCAGCATAAAAAGGCCTGAAACATACAATGTGAAAG AGTCACCTGGTCCCTATCCGGAGCATCTTACTATGAAGGATCTTCATGGTATCGGAATCTCAGATAAGAGGTG GCATTCTGATATTGAAATCGGTAATGATGTTAAATATAACAACTCTGTAACAGAAGACTCGAGATCGAGGAGTTTGGCAAG CGAAGAATCATGCTCTTGCACTGCAG GAAGAGGTGCTTCGATCAATAAATCATAA
- the LOC121744231 gene encoding uncharacterized protein LOC121744231 isoform X6 codes for MDGWIKAESDNITKVNSEKMSILLCRQKQYFEQKRRQQQRAGLESYIDGKPACTQHCDYSRSLDILSLQNLSTVAQEHNTSTTTANDNLENADFSLNDQDALSSQAIFTNDGVSVDQAEKNKWAPSNGTEAEYPKKDSVHLQNGNGNLAGNFSDLDSFKLPMSHQIRVIDLLGDDSTSNAEENSLRQEGHVAFSIEGLGQVDTETPVHSPKITGRSFLDCYSPPKKAVRVPIKSKHLEYGFHDLGSRLDVLTQDIDFSPCSSTIDQSFCTRDMINAAGDPKQNFLNFRTPSSYNWNCSNMQGILENDELVYNKRDSSRRIWEGRFLDDGFDDLEEQESFCTNFDGRDVGFDDYYLPKSPWKQDLDFEGWDVNKKRYSLRSPQTYSAKESPGPYPEHLTMKDLHGIGISDKRWHSDIEIGNDVKYNNSVTEDSRSRSLASEESCSCTAGRGASINKS; via the exons aTGGATGGGTGGATCAAGGCGGAAAGTGACAACA TCACGAAAGTCAACTCAGAAAAG ATGTCTATCTTGCTTTGTAGACAGAAGCAATATTTTGAGCAAAAGAGACGGCAGCAGCAGAGAGCTGGTTTAGAGAGCTACATTGATGGAAAACCCGCATGCACTCAGCATTGTGACTATAGTAGATCGCTTGACATTCTTAGTCTTCAAAATTTATCAACTGTAGCTCAGGAACACAACACCAGTACTACAACTG CAAATGATAATTTGGAGAATGCTGATTTCTCTCTGAACGATCAAGATGCACTCTCTTCTCAAGCTATTTTCACCAATGATGGCGTTTCTGTGGACCAAGCTGAGAAAAATAAAT GGGCTCCATCAAATGGCACAGAGGCTGAATATCCAAAAAA GGACTCAGTTCATTTACAGAATGGTAATGGAAATTTAGCTGGAAACTTCAGTGACCTGGATTCTTTCAAGTTGCCAATGTCACACC AGATACGTGTCATCGATTTACTTGGTGATGACTCAACCAGTAATGCTGAGGAAAATTCATTACGGCAGGAAGGCCATGTTGCATTCTCAATCGAAG GTCTTGGACAAGTGGACACAGAAACTCCAGTTCACTCCCCAAAGATAACTGGAAG ATCCTTTCTGGACTGTTACTCTCCACCAAAAAAGGCAGTGAGAGTACCTATCAAATCCAAACACTTGGAATATGGCTTTCATGACCTAGGGTCTAGATTG GATGTTTTGACGCAGGATATTGATTTTTCGCCATGTAGCAGTACAATAGATCAGTCTTTCTGCACCAGGGATATGATAAATGCAGCTGGTGATCCAAAGCAGAACTTCTTAAATTTCAGAACACCCTCTTCATACAATTGGAACTGCTCCAATATGCAAGGGATTTTAGAAAATGACGAACTCGTCTATAACAAACGAGACAGCAGCAGAAGAATCTGGGAAG GCCGCTTCTTGGATGATGGCTTTGATGATCTGGAAGAGCAAGAATCATTCTGCACAAACTTTGATGGAAGAGATGTTGGTTTTGATGATTATTATCTTCCCAAAAGCCCCTGGAAGCAGGACTTAGATTTTGAAGGCTGGGATGTAAATAAGAAAAG GTACAGCTTAAGAAGTCCTCAAACATACAGTGCGAAAG AGTCACCTGGTCCCTATCCGGAGCATCTTACTATGAAGGATCTTCATGGTATCGGAATCTCAGATAAGAGGTG GCATTCTGATATTGAAATCGGTAATGATGTTAAATATAACAACTCTGTAACAGAAGACTCGAGATCGAGGAGTTTGGCAAG CGAAGAATCATGCTCTTGCACTGCAG GAAGAGGTGCTTCGATCAATAAATCATAA
- the LOC121744231 gene encoding uncharacterized protein LOC121744231 isoform X3 — MLQWMGGSRRKVTTSRKSTQKRQKQYFEQKRRQQQRAGLESYIDGKPACTQHCDYSRSLDILSLQNLSTVAQEHNTSTTTANDNLENADFSLNDQDALSSQAIFTNDGVSVDQAEKNKWAPSNGTEAEYPKKDSVHLQNGNGNLAGNFSDLDSFKLPMSHQIRVIDLLGDDSTSNAEENSLRQEGHVAFSIEGLGQVDTETPVHSPKITGRSFLDCYSPPKKAVRVPIKSKHLEYGFHDLGSRLDVLTQDIDFSPCSSTIDQSFCTRDMINAAGDPKQNFLNFRTPSSYNWNCSNMQGILENDELVYNKRDSSRRIWEGRFLDDGFDDLEEQESFCTNFDGRDVGFDDYYLPKSPWKQDLDFEGWDVNKKRYSLRSPQTYSAKASVSNNITCPQSLWKQDLDFEAGDINKKRSSIKRPETYNVKESPGPYPEHLTMKDLHGIGISDKRWHSDIEIGNDVKYNNSVTEDSRSRSLASEESCSCTAGRGASINKS; from the exons atgttacaaTGGATGGGTGGATCAAGGCGGAAAGTGACAACA TCACGAAAGTCAACTCAGAAAAG ACAGAAGCAATATTTTGAGCAAAAGAGACGGCAGCAGCAGAGAGCTGGTTTAGAGAGCTACATTGATGGAAAACCCGCATGCACTCAGCATTGTGACTATAGTAGATCGCTTGACATTCTTAGTCTTCAAAATTTATCAACTGTAGCTCAGGAACACAACACCAGTACTACAACTG CAAATGATAATTTGGAGAATGCTGATTTCTCTCTGAACGATCAAGATGCACTCTCTTCTCAAGCTATTTTCACCAATGATGGCGTTTCTGTGGACCAAGCTGAGAAAAATAAAT GGGCTCCATCAAATGGCACAGAGGCTGAATATCCAAAAAA GGACTCAGTTCATTTACAGAATGGTAATGGAAATTTAGCTGGAAACTTCAGTGACCTGGATTCTTTCAAGTTGCCAATGTCACACC AGATACGTGTCATCGATTTACTTGGTGATGACTCAACCAGTAATGCTGAGGAAAATTCATTACGGCAGGAAGGCCATGTTGCATTCTCAATCGAAG GTCTTGGACAAGTGGACACAGAAACTCCAGTTCACTCCCCAAAGATAACTGGAAG ATCCTTTCTGGACTGTTACTCTCCACCAAAAAAGGCAGTGAGAGTACCTATCAAATCCAAACACTTGGAATATGGCTTTCATGACCTAGGGTCTAGATTG GATGTTTTGACGCAGGATATTGATTTTTCGCCATGTAGCAGTACAATAGATCAGTCTTTCTGCACCAGGGATATGATAAATGCAGCTGGTGATCCAAAGCAGAACTTCTTAAATTTCAGAACACCCTCTTCATACAATTGGAACTGCTCCAATATGCAAGGGATTTTAGAAAATGACGAACTCGTCTATAACAAACGAGACAGCAGCAGAAGAATCTGGGAAG GCCGCTTCTTGGATGATGGCTTTGATGATCTGGAAGAGCAAGAATCATTCTGCACAAACTTTGATGGAAGAGATGTTGGTTTTGATGATTATTATCTTCCCAAAAGCCCCTGGAAGCAGGACTTAGATTTTGAAGGCTGGGATGTAAATAAGAAAAG GTACAGCTTAAGAAGTCCTCAAACATACAGTGCGAAAG CTTCTGTTAGTAACAACATAACATGTCCTCAAAGCCTCTGGAAGCAGGACTTAGATTTTGAAGCCGGGGACATAAATAAGAAAAG GTCCAGCATAAAAAGGCCTGAAACATACAATGTGAAAG AGTCACCTGGTCCCTATCCGGAGCATCTTACTATGAAGGATCTTCATGGTATCGGAATCTCAGATAAGAGGTG GCATTCTGATATTGAAATCGGTAATGATGTTAAATATAACAACTCTGTAACAGAAGACTCGAGATCGAGGAGTTTGGCAAG CGAAGAATCATGCTCTTGCACTGCAG GAAGAGGTGCTTCGATCAATAAATCATAA
- the LOC121744231 gene encoding uncharacterized protein LOC121744231 isoform X5, with product MDGWIKAESDNITKVNSEKMSILLCRQKQYFEQKRRQQQRAGLESYIDGKPACTQHCDYSRSLDILSLQNLSTVAQEHNTSTTTANDNLENADFSLNDQDALSSQAIFTNDGVSVDQAEKNKWAPSNGTEAEYPKKDSVHLQNEIRVIDLLGDDSTSNAEENSLRQEGHVAFSIEGLGQVDTETPVHSPKITGRSFLDCYSPPKKAVRVPIKSKHLEYGFHDLGSRLDVLTQDIDFSPCSSTIDQSFCTRDMINAAGDPKQNFLNFRTPSSYNWNCSNMQGILENDELVYNKRDSSRRIWEGRFLDDGFDDLEEQESFCTNFDGRDVGFDDYYLPKSPWKQDLDFEGWDVNKKRYSLRSPQTYSAKASVSNNITCPQSLWKQDLDFEAGDINKKRSSIKRPETYNVKESPGPYPEHLTMKDLHGIGISDKRWHSDIEIGNDVKYNNSVTEDSRSRSLASEESCSCTAGRGASINKS from the exons aTGGATGGGTGGATCAAGGCGGAAAGTGACAACA TCACGAAAGTCAACTCAGAAAAG ATGTCTATCTTGCTTTGTAGACAGAAGCAATATTTTGAGCAAAAGAGACGGCAGCAGCAGAGAGCTGGTTTAGAGAGCTACATTGATGGAAAACCCGCATGCACTCAGCATTGTGACTATAGTAGATCGCTTGACATTCTTAGTCTTCAAAATTTATCAACTGTAGCTCAGGAACACAACACCAGTACTACAACTG CAAATGATAATTTGGAGAATGCTGATTTCTCTCTGAACGATCAAGATGCACTCTCTTCTCAAGCTATTTTCACCAATGATGGCGTTTCTGTGGACCAAGCTGAGAAAAATAAAT GGGCTCCATCAAATGGCACAGAGGCTGAATATCCAAAAAA GGACTCAGTTCATTTACAGAATG AGATACGTGTCATCGATTTACTTGGTGATGACTCAACCAGTAATGCTGAGGAAAATTCATTACGGCAGGAAGGCCATGTTGCATTCTCAATCGAAG GTCTTGGACAAGTGGACACAGAAACTCCAGTTCACTCCCCAAAGATAACTGGAAG ATCCTTTCTGGACTGTTACTCTCCACCAAAAAAGGCAGTGAGAGTACCTATCAAATCCAAACACTTGGAATATGGCTTTCATGACCTAGGGTCTAGATTG GATGTTTTGACGCAGGATATTGATTTTTCGCCATGTAGCAGTACAATAGATCAGTCTTTCTGCACCAGGGATATGATAAATGCAGCTGGTGATCCAAAGCAGAACTTCTTAAATTTCAGAACACCCTCTTCATACAATTGGAACTGCTCCAATATGCAAGGGATTTTAGAAAATGACGAACTCGTCTATAACAAACGAGACAGCAGCAGAAGAATCTGGGAAG GCCGCTTCTTGGATGATGGCTTTGATGATCTGGAAGAGCAAGAATCATTCTGCACAAACTTTGATGGAAGAGATGTTGGTTTTGATGATTATTATCTTCCCAAAAGCCCCTGGAAGCAGGACTTAGATTTTGAAGGCTGGGATGTAAATAAGAAAAG GTACAGCTTAAGAAGTCCTCAAACATACAGTGCGAAAG CTTCTGTTAGTAACAACATAACATGTCCTCAAAGCCTCTGGAAGCAGGACTTAGATTTTGAAGCCGGGGACATAAATAAGAAAAG GTCCAGCATAAAAAGGCCTGAAACATACAATGTGAAAG AGTCACCTGGTCCCTATCCGGAGCATCTTACTATGAAGGATCTTCATGGTATCGGAATCTCAGATAAGAGGTG GCATTCTGATATTGAAATCGGTAATGATGTTAAATATAACAACTCTGTAACAGAAGACTCGAGATCGAGGAGTTTGGCAAG CGAAGAATCATGCTCTTGCACTGCAG GAAGAGGTGCTTCGATCAATAAATCATAA